In a genomic window of Candidatus Alcyoniella australis:
- a CDS encoding response regulator — MNLKRVLIGEHDHSQYEALSEFFAGREIQTVWVTTGQQALERFDETNPDLVLIDALLVGMPGVKVIQRLREKPGGGLFKAVLMSSAYRAFQDQYEHLKRLGVDSFLAKPVDVTELERLLRELFALGEPEMPIDVAVGDDRQWISRRIGREGTLAEVPLGKLLYTLYKYERNGALRMISESVSKIVYISRGNPVFVTSNLSNESLGRYLLSREMITTEQYNASLQQMISSGKQHGAVLIEMGVLTPHQLYTALIDQIKEKILKIFAWDDGEYHFTAGDFELDKNLCLSQNAPKLVLEGIRRYMSLQRLEEYFRDFTNVRPVKTKTNLVETGQVVLKPSEMKYYRSVGRQQNIGRILSESSLTLTESLQLLYFLITIEAVVVDRRQQQRRRRKREVGDRRSKREILEAREARAAGGKIPLFQKRVSQAYERYP, encoded by the coding sequence ATGAACCTCAAGCGCGTGCTGATCGGCGAGCACGACCATTCGCAGTACGAGGCGCTCTCCGAGTTCTTCGCCGGACGCGAAATCCAGACAGTTTGGGTCACCACCGGCCAGCAGGCGCTGGAGCGCTTCGACGAGACCAACCCCGACCTGGTATTGATCGATGCGCTGCTGGTGGGCATGCCCGGCGTCAAGGTCATCCAGCGCCTGCGCGAGAAGCCCGGCGGCGGCTTGTTCAAGGCCGTACTGATGAGCAGCGCCTACCGCGCGTTCCAGGACCAGTACGAACACCTCAAGCGGCTGGGCGTCGACTCGTTCCTGGCCAAGCCCGTGGACGTTACCGAGCTCGAGCGACTGTTGCGCGAGCTGTTCGCCCTGGGCGAGCCGGAGATGCCGATCGACGTGGCGGTGGGCGACGACCGGCAATGGATCAGCCGCCGCATCGGACGCGAGGGCACCCTGGCCGAGGTGCCGCTGGGCAAGTTGCTCTACACGTTGTACAAATACGAGCGCAACGGCGCGCTGCGAATGATCAGCGAGTCGGTCTCCAAGATCGTCTACATCAGCCGCGGCAACCCGGTATTCGTCACCAGCAACCTCTCCAACGAGTCCCTGGGCCGCTACCTGCTCTCGCGTGAGATGATCACCACCGAGCAGTACAACGCCAGCCTGCAGCAGATGATCAGCAGCGGCAAACAGCACGGCGCGGTGTTGATCGAGATGGGCGTGCTCACGCCGCACCAGCTGTACACGGCGTTGATCGACCAGATCAAGGAAAAGATCCTCAAAATCTTCGCCTGGGACGACGGCGAGTACCACTTCACCGCCGGCGACTTCGAGCTCGATAAAAACCTCTGCCTGAGCCAGAACGCGCCCAAACTGGTGCTCGAGGGCATCCGGCGCTACATGTCGCTGCAGCGGCTCGAGGAGTACTTCCGCGACTTCACCAACGTACGGCCGGTCAAGACCAAGACCAACCTGGTCGAGACCGGACAGGTCGTGCTCAAGCCCTCGGAGATGAAGTACTACCGCTCCGTGGGCCGGCAGCAGAACATCGGCAGGATCCTCAGCGAGAGCAGCCTGACGCTCACCGAGTCGCTGCAGCTGTTGTACTTCCTGATCACAATCGAGGCGGTGGTCGTCGACCGTCGACAACAGCAGCGCCGCCGGCGAAAGCGCGAAGTCGGGGATCGACGGAGCAAACGCGAGATACTGGAGGCGCGCGAGGCCCGGGCCGCGGGCGGCAAGATCCCGCTCTTTCAGAAGCGCGTGTCCCAGGCCTACGAACGCTACCCCGA
- a CDS encoding deoxyhypusine synthase family protein: MSGPRDKIKTYPLSSRHSLVDRDDLGRPRSAGVSFKDWLCGMPRSFGARGMSELARAIVEARQADRPVIVGLGGHVIKTGCSPYLIDLAQRGLISAIVFNGSVMIHDFELAFAGKTSEDVAQSLGRGEFGMATETAEYLNRFIRQGIEAGRGLGGAVGRGILDLVPPYLKISLLAAIERLGLQAYGVIALGTDILHMHPQFPAELCATGCMRDFDALTQIVAQLDGGVYLNLGSAVLLPEVFLKALSVARNIEGAPTNFTTANLDFIQHYRPTQNVITRPVAQGGQGIAITGHHEILIPMLHQTLVEIVSDAR; this comes from the coding sequence GTGAGCGGCCCACGCGACAAAATTAAAACCTATCCTTTGAGCAGCCGCCATAGCCTAGTCGACCGCGACGACCTGGGAAGGCCGCGATCGGCGGGCGTCTCGTTCAAAGATTGGCTCTGCGGGATGCCGCGGAGCTTTGGCGCTCGTGGAATGTCCGAACTGGCGCGGGCGATCGTCGAGGCGCGGCAGGCGGACCGGCCGGTGATCGTCGGACTGGGCGGCCACGTAATCAAGACCGGCTGCTCGCCCTACCTGATCGACCTGGCCCAGCGCGGGCTGATCAGCGCGATTGTATTCAACGGCTCGGTGATGATTCACGACTTCGAGCTGGCCTTTGCCGGCAAAACCAGCGAGGACGTGGCCCAAAGCCTGGGGCGCGGCGAGTTCGGCATGGCGACCGAGACCGCCGAGTATCTCAACCGCTTCATCCGCCAAGGGATCGAGGCCGGACGCGGTCTGGGCGGGGCAGTGGGTCGCGGCATTCTCGATCTGGTGCCGCCGTATCTGAAGATCAGCCTGCTGGCCGCGATCGAGCGCCTGGGCCTGCAGGCCTACGGCGTGATCGCCCTGGGCACCGACATCCTACACATGCATCCGCAGTTCCCGGCCGAGCTGTGCGCCACGGGCTGCATGCGCGACTTCGACGCCCTGACCCAAATCGTGGCCCAGCTCGACGGCGGCGTGTACCTCAACCTGGGCAGCGCGGTGCTGCTGCCCGAGGTGTTCCTCAAGGCGCTGAGTGTGGCGCGCAACATCGAGGGTGCGCCCACGAACTTTACCACGGCCAACCTCGACTTCATCCAGCACTACCGCCCGACCCAGAACGTGATCACGCGGCCGGTGGCCCAGGGCGGACAGGGGATCGCGATCACCGGCCACCACGAGATTCTTATTCCAATGCTGCACCAGACGTTGGTCGAGATCGTTTCCGACGCCAGATGA
- a CDS encoding D-sedoheptulose 7-phosphate isomerase, which produces MKELILTHAREGAQLRMRTLEAQAELIQRASQMIADALAAGNKVLICGNGGSAADAQHLAAEWVNRFELERPGMSAIALTIDASTMTSVSNDMGYERIFSRQIEALGRRGDVLIAISTSGSSPNVLLACEVARELGLSVIGLCGPAGSPLSALCDVAIEVPGGRTALIQEVHIAIGHLLCDISERLLFPRDAEHK; this is translated from the coding sequence GTGAAAGAACTGATTTTGACCCACGCCCGCGAGGGCGCGCAGCTGCGCATGCGAACCCTGGAGGCCCAGGCCGAGCTCATCCAGCGCGCCTCGCAGATGATCGCCGACGCGCTGGCCGCGGGAAACAAGGTCCTGATCTGCGGCAACGGCGGCAGCGCGGCCGACGCCCAGCACCTGGCCGCCGAGTGGGTCAACCGCTTTGAGCTGGAGCGGCCCGGCATGTCCGCCATCGCCCTGACCATCGACGCGAGCACCATGACCTCGGTGAGCAACGACATGGGCTACGAGCGGATCTTCTCGCGTCAGATCGAGGCGCTGGGCCGCCGCGGCGACGTGCTGATCGCGATCAGCACATCGGGCTCGAGCCCCAACGTGCTGCTGGCCTGCGAGGTCGCGCGCGAGCTGGGGCTGTCGGTGATCGGCCTGTGCGGGCCCGCGGGCTCACCGCTGAGCGCATTGTGCGACGTGGCGATCGAGGTTCCCGGCGGGCGGACCGCCTTAATCCAGGAAGTGCACATCGCCATCGGCCACCTGCTGTGCGACATCTCCGAGCGGCTGCTGTTCCCGCGCGACGCGGAGCACAAGTGA
- the glgC gene encoding glucose-1-phosphate adenylyltransferase gives MAYKTNPRVLSMILAGGEGSRLQPLTKTRAKPAVPFAGRYRIIDFVLSNFINSRFYRIKVLTQYKSNSLNKHISRGWHLTHVGGNFIEPVPAQQRVGKDWYRGSADAIYQNIEIITDDNPEHVLIFGADHIYKMNVRQMLAEHIERKAECTIAAIPMPCDQAYKFGVLEIDEDWRLIGFQEKPKKPKTIPGRPDLCLISMGNYIFTVDTIIEEVQRDHGAESQHDFGRNIIPGMYKQRYVHVYDFSRNSVPGMSQNERGYWRDVGDIDTYWETHMDLISVSPRLDIHNVQWPIHTYYFPYPPAKFIFDDEQGKRLGVATNSLVSEGAIISGGHIDRSILSPMVRINSYSYVSESILFEDVNIGRHAMIKRAIIDKHVDVPPGAKIGYDLEEDKRRFHVTASGIVVVPKRHQFK, from the coding sequence ATGGCCTATAAGACGAATCCCAGAGTGCTCTCGATGATTCTCGCCGGCGGCGAGGGCAGCCGCTTGCAGCCGCTGACCAAGACCCGGGCCAAACCCGCGGTCCCCTTTGCCGGACGCTACCGGATCATCGACTTCGTGCTGAGCAACTTCATCAACTCGCGCTTCTATCGAATCAAGGTGCTGACCCAGTACAAGTCCAACTCGCTGAACAAGCACATCAGCCGCGGCTGGCACCTAACCCACGTGGGCGGCAACTTCATCGAGCCGGTCCCGGCGCAGCAGCGCGTGGGCAAAGATTGGTACCGCGGCAGCGCCGACGCGATCTATCAAAACATCGAGATCATCACCGACGACAATCCCGAACACGTGCTGATTTTCGGCGCGGACCACATCTACAAGATGAACGTGCGCCAGATGCTCGCCGAGCACATCGAGCGCAAGGCCGAATGCACTATCGCGGCGATCCCCATGCCCTGCGACCAAGCGTACAAGTTCGGCGTGCTCGAAATCGACGAGGACTGGCGGCTGATCGGTTTCCAGGAGAAGCCGAAAAAACCCAAGACGATTCCCGGCCGTCCCGACCTGTGCCTGATCTCGATGGGCAACTACATCTTCACCGTCGACACGATCATCGAGGAGGTCCAGCGCGACCACGGCGCTGAGTCGCAGCACGACTTCGGCCGCAACATCATCCCCGGGATGTACAAACAGCGCTACGTGCACGTCTACGACTTCTCGCGCAACTCGGTCCCGGGCATGTCCCAGAACGAGCGCGGATATTGGCGCGACGTGGGCGACATCGACACCTATTGGGAGACGCACATGGACCTGATCAGCGTCTCGCCGCGGCTGGACATCCACAACGTGCAGTGGCCGATCCACACCTACTACTTCCCCTATCCGCCGGCCAAGTTCATCTTCGACGACGAGCAGGGCAAGCGCTTGGGTGTGGCCACCAACTCGCTGGTCTCCGAAGGCGCAATTATTTCCGGCGGACACATCGACCGCTCGATCCTCAGCCCGATGGTGCGCATCAACTCCTACAGCTACGTCAGCGAATCGATTCTGTTCGAGGACGTCAACATCGGCCGCCACGCGATGATCAAGCGCGCGATAATCGATAAACACGTGGACGTCCCGCCGGGCGCCAAGATCGGCTACGACCTAGAGGAAGACAAACGGCGCTTTCACGTCACCGCCTCGGGGATCGTCGTGGTTCCCAAGCGCCATCAATTCAAGTAG
- a CDS encoding glycoside hydrolase family 57 protein, with protein sequence MQRLSVLFLWHMHQPDYSHGLDGDYRLPWVRLHACKGYYEMIAALRPFERIGATFNFSPCLIAQLEDYAQRGLETPETCLQLSLKSPGDLTHDEVDRLLSDFFNANWDTMVRPEPGYARLLEKRGLRSSPQYLAQARRSFSKQDLLDLQVWFNLAWCGPAACRDLPQLAQLKRKGMQFSAQDKREVLVAQIELVRRVLAEYREAAQQGRIEISASPFYHPILPLLIDSRFAHRASPERDLPFRFRAPRDARDQIERGLDRMQRWLGTRPSGVWPSEGSICPELIGMLAEAGVEWIASDEGVLARSLDRHAEREDWLYRPYTVRRNGSQVRALFRDHQLSDLIGFTYSKNDPRESAEDFVGRLQSIGERTAGRGDEPCVAVVLDGENAWEYFPGGGERFLEALYSKLESQPNLRVERIGEYLSRVREPATIERLHSGSWINADYNVWIGHPEENQAWNLLGQTRQMLVSRQRRGPALEQSKIDRAWELIYQAEGSDWFWWFGDDFTNPQKDVFDGLFRSKLAAVFRELDEPLPDELQRPLSRDEHQADPLEPPLDFITPRIDGRVTHFYEWENAGVLKFGQSRGQMHLGRSLLANAFYGFDLQNFYLRLDPCAELLSEPEVMASLLIEGPATFEARFALRFDGSLSSYTLSRSEGGEQQIESIAGHDVIELALPFAAINAEVDQRYRLQLRLYKSGIELDRLPRYDSLELQIPDKSFQNLMWSC encoded by the coding sequence GTGCAACGGCTCTCGGTCCTTTTCCTGTGGCACATGCACCAGCCGGACTACTCCCACGGTCTGGACGGCGACTACCGCCTGCCCTGGGTGCGGCTGCACGCCTGCAAGGGCTACTACGAGATGATCGCCGCCCTGCGCCCCTTCGAGCGCATCGGCGCAACCTTCAACTTCTCGCCGTGCCTGATCGCGCAGCTCGAGGACTACGCGCAACGCGGCCTGGAAACGCCCGAGACCTGCTTGCAGCTCTCGCTCAAATCGCCGGGCGATCTGACCCACGACGAGGTCGACCGGCTGCTCTCGGACTTCTTCAACGCCAACTGGGACACGATGGTCCGGCCCGAGCCGGGCTACGCGCGGCTGCTCGAGAAACGCGGATTGCGCTCGTCGCCGCAGTACCTGGCCCAGGCCCGGCGGTCGTTCAGTAAACAAGACCTGCTGGATTTGCAGGTCTGGTTCAACCTCGCCTGGTGCGGCCCGGCAGCCTGCCGCGACCTGCCGCAGCTCGCGCAGCTTAAGCGCAAGGGGATGCAGTTCAGCGCACAGGACAAGCGCGAGGTGCTCGTGGCGCAGATCGAGCTGGTGCGCCGGGTGCTGGCCGAATATCGCGAGGCCGCGCAACAAGGCCGGATCGAGATCAGCGCCTCGCCGTTTTACCACCCGATTTTACCGCTGCTGATCGACAGCCGGTTCGCGCATCGCGCATCGCCCGAACGCGACCTGCCCTTCCGCTTCCGCGCGCCCCGGGACGCCCGCGACCAAATCGAGCGCGGACTGGATCGCATGCAGCGCTGGCTGGGAACCCGCCCCAGCGGGGTCTGGCCCAGCGAGGGCTCGATCTGCCCCGAGCTGATCGGGATGCTGGCCGAGGCCGGGGTCGAATGGATCGCAAGCGACGAGGGCGTGCTGGCGCGCTCCCTTGATCGGCACGCGGAGCGCGAGGACTGGCTCTACCGGCCCTACACCGTGCGCCGCAACGGCAGCCAGGTGCGGGCGCTGTTCCGCGACCACCAGCTCTCCGATCTGATCGGCTTCACCTACTCCAAGAACGACCCCCGCGAATCGGCCGAAGATTTCGTCGGGCGGCTGCAAAGCATCGGCGAGCGGACCGCCGGGCGCGGCGACGAGCCGTGCGTGGCCGTGGTGCTCGACGGCGAGAACGCCTGGGAATATTTCCCCGGCGGCGGCGAACGCTTTCTCGAGGCGCTGTACTCCAAGCTCGAGTCCCAGCCCAACCTGCGCGTCGAGCGCATCGGCGAATATTTGAGCCGCGTCCGCGAGCCCGCAACCATCGAGCGGCTGCACTCGGGCAGCTGGATCAACGCCGATTACAACGTCTGGATCGGCCACCCCGAGGAGAACCAGGCCTGGAACCTGCTGGGCCAGACGCGGCAGATGCTGGTCAGCAGGCAGCGCCGCGGACCGGCGTTGGAGCAGTCTAAAATCGATCGCGCCTGGGAGCTGATCTATCAGGCCGAGGGCAGCGATTGGTTCTGGTGGTTCGGCGACGATTTCACCAACCCGCAGAAGGACGTGTTCGACGGCCTGTTCCGCAGCAAGCTCGCCGCGGTCTTCCGCGAGCTGGACGAGCCGTTGCCCGACGAATTGCAGCGGCCGCTGAGCCGGGACGAGCACCAGGCCGATCCGCTGGAGCCGCCGCTGGACTTCATCACGCCGCGCATCGATGGCCGCGTAACCCACTTCTACGAGTGGGAGAACGCCGGAGTACTCAAATTCGGCCAGTCGCGCGGCCAGATGCACCTGGGCCGCTCGCTGCTGGCCAACGCGTTCTACGGCTTCGACCTGCAAAACTTCTACCTGCGGCTGGACCCCTGCGCCGAGCTGTTGTCCGAGCCCGAGGTCATGGCCTCGCTGTTGATCGAGGGGCCCGCGACGTTCGAGGCGCGCTTCGCCCTGCGCTTCGACGGCTCGCTGAGCAGCTACACCCTGAGCCGCAGCGAGGGCGGCGAGCAACAGATCGAGTCGATCGCCGGACACGACGTAATCGAGCTGGCGCTGCCGTTTGCCGCGATCAACGCCGAGGTCGACCAGCGCTATCGGCTGCAGCTGCGGCTCTACAAGTCCGGCATTGAGCTCGATCGCCTGCCGCGCTACGACTCGCTGGAGCTACAGATCCCGGACAAGTCTTTCCAAAATCTGATGTGGTCCTGTTGA
- a CDS encoding DUF1926 domain-containing protein, with translation MSNLKAFLSLTIHNHQPVGNFDWVFQGAFERCYEPFIAMLAEHPSIKVGLHYSGPLLDWFEQNQPQFIDKLAVLVNRGQVEMLGGGYYEPILSVLPEADALGQLAMLADWIERRLGQAPRGIWLTERIWEPGLPDLLSRANVKYTLADDNHFRYAGLSEDQLAGYYLTENRGKRMAVFPIDRTLRYTIPFKQPEQTIEHLRQRSRLWPGVLLNYGDDGEKFGLWPGTHEWVYGERWLERFFTALEESADWLETITPGAALERFERVGRVYLPTASYHEMMQWALPAQAAADMAQLVDELKERGEYERMLPFIRGGFWNNFFVKYPESNRMHKRMLHVSRMLDSAGQAAPEAARHALYRSQCNCAYWHGLFGGLYLNYLRHAVYENILAAQRLLDEATGDLQGRVEVEQEDYDCCGIDELLVRSTKLCATVQPGYGGGLSEISFRPRDFCLTDVLARRYEAYHSRLSNAQSPGADQGDPQSIHDRVQVKEQGLENLLYYDWHERLCVLDHLLGEGYDLEALESASYREWGDFVNQPYEVAAVVAPQHGAAQIRLVRDGGLWIGGDCHCFTIQKSYRFFPDSADVEIGLTLINRSTQHQSINYGCEFNLTLLCGDQPDRRCEINGAADEQSSMGGRGVSPEVRRVVLIDEASGFRVKLEVDRPCELFRWPIETVSQSDGGFERTYQGSCLLFVHSFELEPDQQAQIKFKLCIEEVPK, from the coding sequence ATGAGCAATCTCAAAGCGTTCCTCTCCCTGACAATCCACAACCACCAGCCGGTGGGCAACTTCGACTGGGTATTCCAGGGCGCGTTCGAGCGCTGTTACGAGCCGTTTATCGCAATGCTGGCCGAGCACCCCTCGATCAAGGTCGGCCTGCACTACTCCGGCCCGCTGCTGGACTGGTTCGAGCAAAACCAGCCGCAGTTTATCGACAAGCTCGCCGTGCTGGTAAATCGCGGACAAGTCGAAATGCTCGGCGGCGGCTACTACGAGCCGATCCTGTCGGTGCTGCCCGAGGCCGACGCCCTGGGCCAGTTGGCGATGCTCGCGGACTGGATCGAACGCCGATTGGGCCAAGCGCCGCGCGGAATCTGGCTCACCGAGCGCATCTGGGAGCCGGGCCTGCCCGACCTGCTCTCGCGCGCCAACGTGAAGTACACCCTGGCCGACGACAACCACTTCCGCTACGCCGGGCTGAGCGAGGACCAACTCGCGGGCTACTACCTCACCGAGAACCGCGGTAAGCGGATGGCGGTCTTCCCCATCGACCGCACCCTGCGCTACACGATCCCGTTCAAGCAGCCCGAGCAGACCATCGAACATTTGCGTCAACGCAGCCGACTGTGGCCCGGCGTGCTGCTCAACTACGGCGACGACGGCGAGAAGTTCGGCCTGTGGCCCGGGACCCACGAGTGGGTCTACGGCGAGCGCTGGCTCGAGCGCTTCTTCACGGCGCTGGAGGAGTCCGCGGACTGGCTGGAGACGATCACGCCCGGCGCGGCGCTGGAGCGCTTTGAGCGTGTGGGCCGGGTCTACCTGCCCACGGCGAGCTACCACGAGATGATGCAGTGGGCGCTGCCGGCCCAAGCTGCGGCCGACATGGCCCAACTGGTCGACGAGCTCAAGGAGCGCGGTGAGTACGAGCGGATGCTGCCCTTTATCCGCGGTGGATTCTGGAACAACTTCTTCGTCAAGTACCCCGAGTCCAACCGCATGCACAAACGGATGCTCCACGTCAGCCGCATGCTCGATAGCGCTGGCCAGGCGGCGCCCGAGGCGGCGCGGCACGCGCTGTACCGCAGCCAGTGCAACTGCGCCTACTGGCACGGGCTGTTCGGCGGGCTGTACCTGAACTATCTGCGCCACGCGGTCTACGAGAACATCCTCGCGGCCCAGCGGCTGCTCGACGAGGCAACGGGCGATCTGCAAGGCCGGGTCGAGGTAGAGCAAGAGGACTACGACTGCTGCGGCATCGACGAGCTGCTGGTGCGCAGCACCAAGCTGTGCGCCACGGTCCAGCCCGGCTACGGCGGCGGACTGAGCGAGATCAGTTTTCGGCCGCGCGACTTCTGCCTGACCGACGTGCTGGCCCGGCGCTACGAGGCCTACCACAGCCGACTGAGCAACGCGCAGAGCCCGGGTGCCGACCAGGGCGATCCGCAGAGCATCCACGATCGGGTTCAGGTCAAGGAGCAGGGTCTGGAGAACCTGCTGTACTACGACTGGCACGAGCGCTTGTGCGTGCTCGACCATCTGCTGGGCGAGGGCTACGACCTCGAGGCGCTGGAATCGGCGAGCTATCGCGAGTGGGGCGACTTCGTCAATCAACCCTACGAGGTAGCCGCGGTCGTCGCTCCGCAGCACGGAGCGGCGCAGATCCGCCTGGTGCGCGACGGCGGGCTGTGGATCGGCGGCGACTGCCATTGCTTCACAATCCAAAAGAGCTACCGCTTCTTTCCCGACTCGGCCGACGTCGAGATCGGCCTGACCCTGATCAACCGCTCAACGCAACACCAGTCGATCAACTACGGCTGCGAGTTCAACCTTACGCTGCTGTGCGGCGACCAGCCGGACCGGCGCTGCGAAATCAACGGCGCGGCGGACGAACAATCGTCGATGGGCGGCCGCGGCGTGAGCCCCGAGGTGCGGCGCGTGGTGTTGATCGACGAGGCGTCGGGCTTCCGTGTTAAGCTGGAGGTCGACCGTCCCTGTGAGCTGTTCCGCTGGCCGATTGAAACCGTCAGCCAGAGCGACGGCGGATTCGAGCGCACCTACCAGGGTTCGTGCCTGCTGTTCGTACACAGTTTTGAGCTCGAGCCCGACCAGCAGGCCCAGATCAAATTCAAGCTTTGCATCGAGGAGGTCCCGAAGTGA
- a CDS encoding DUF1957 domain-containing protein → MSTIGSFTFVLHSHLPYVLSHGRWPHGTDWLNEAAAETYLPLLDVFGRLAAEGLPIKLTLGITPILAEQLSSLDFAREFNGYLKQRIEGCETDIAHFTRTKQTQMGRLAGMWLDFYRRTHLRFTEHYDEDIVGAFAKLQERGLIEIITSAATHGYLPLLGYDEAVRAQVRAGVETYKRHFGCAPRGIWLPECAYRPAYPWKPPVASQARLPMERERLGVEELLAENGIEYFITDSHMLVGGKAIGAYLDRFDALRNLWSQMDRSTKIEGKPQSPYGVYAVASREGQRDVCSVLVRDPRTGVQVWSGEHGYPGDGQYLEFHKKHFPSGNRYWRVTGSKADLADKQIYDPEQVEARLDENAGHFVELVHQVLREHHQATGEPGLLCAPFDTELFGHWWFEGPRWIEKVLRGLARSSEVELTSGSEYLDGHPPTTAVRLPEGSWGEGGFHYIWLNEWTDWTWKHIYSAESRMIELARDFARSDDADLRRVLRQAARELLLLESSDWQFLISTWSARDYAETRLVEHNADFTRLAALAQRLGEGGALDEGDWLFVGECETRDDVFRDVDPQWWVGGKAE, encoded by the coding sequence GTGAGCACTATCGGAAGCTTTACGTTCGTACTGCACAGCCATTTGCCCTACGTGCTCTCTCACGGTCGTTGGCCCCACGGCACCGACTGGCTCAACGAGGCCGCGGCCGAGACCTACCTGCCGCTGCTGGACGTGTTCGGCCGTCTGGCGGCCGAGGGGCTGCCGATCAAGCTGACCCTGGGTATCACGCCGATCCTTGCCGAGCAGCTAAGTTCGCTGGACTTCGCCCGCGAGTTCAACGGCTACCTCAAGCAGCGCATCGAGGGCTGCGAGACCGACATCGCACACTTCACGCGCACCAAGCAGACGCAGATGGGGCGGCTGGCCGGGATGTGGCTCGACTTCTACCGCCGCACGCACCTGCGCTTTACCGAGCATTATGACGAGGACATCGTCGGCGCGTTCGCCAAGCTGCAAGAGCGCGGCCTGATCGAGATCATCACCAGCGCGGCGACCCACGGCTATTTGCCGCTGCTGGGCTACGACGAGGCGGTGCGCGCCCAGGTGCGCGCCGGGGTCGAGACCTACAAACGCCACTTCGGCTGCGCGCCGCGCGGAATCTGGCTGCCCGAGTGCGCCTACCGACCGGCCTACCCCTGGAAGCCGCCGGTGGCCTCGCAGGCCCGGCTGCCCATGGAGCGCGAGCGACTGGGAGTCGAAGAGCTGCTGGCCGAGAACGGCATCGAGTACTTCATTACCGACAGCCACATGCTCGTCGGCGGCAAGGCGATCGGCGCCTACCTCGACCGCTTCGACGCCCTGCGCAATCTGTGGTCGCAGATGGACCGCTCGACCAAGATCGAGGGCAAGCCGCAGAGCCCCTACGGCGTGTACGCCGTGGCCAGCCGCGAAGGGCAGCGCGACGTTTGCTCCGTGCTGGTGCGCGATCCGCGCACCGGGGTTCAGGTCTGGTCCGGCGAGCACGGCTACCCCGGCGACGGCCAATACCTCGAATTCCACAAGAAGCACTTCCCCAGCGGCAACCGCTACTGGCGGGTGACCGGGTCCAAGGCCGATCTGGCCGACAAGCAGATCTACGACCCCGAGCAGGTCGAGGCGCGGCTGGATGAGAACGCCGGACATTTCGTCGAGCTGGTGCACCAGGTGTTGCGCGAGCATCATCAGGCCACGGGCGAGCCCGGACTGCTGTGCGCGCCGTTCGACACCGAGCTGTTCGGCCACTGGTGGTTCGAGGGTCCGCGCTGGATCGAGAAGGTGCTGCGCGGTCTGGCGCGCTCCTCCGAGGTCGAGCTGACCAGCGGTTCGGAGTATCTCGACGGCCATCCGCCGACCACGGCCGTGCGCCTGCCCGAGGGCTCGTGGGGCGAAGGCGGGTTCCACTACATCTGGCTCAACGAGTGGACCGACTGGACCTGGAAGCACATCTACTCCGCCGAGTCGCGGATGATCGAGCTGGCGCGCGACTTCGCGCGCAGCGACGATGCCGACCTGCGGCGCGTGCTGCGGCAGGCGGCGCGCGAGCTGCTGCTGCTGGAGTCCAGCGACTGGCAGTTCCTGATCAGCACCTGGAGCGCCCGCGACTACGCCGAGACGCGGCTTGTGGAGCACAACGCGGACTTCACCCGCCTGGCCGCGCTGGCGCAACGCCTGGGCGAGGGCGGAGCGCTGGACGAGGGCGACTGGTTGTTCGTCGGCGAATGCGAGACGCGCGACGACGTTTTCAGAGACGTCGATCCACAATGGTGGGTCGGCGGGAAAGCGGAGTAG